CTGGGCGATCATGGCCGGATGCGGCTTGGACGGCGCATCGTCGGCGGTCTGGATCGTCGCGAAATGATCGAAGATGCCGTGATGGCCGAGCACCAGCCGCACGCCGCGCTGCGACTTGCCGGTGGCGATGCCCAGAATGACGTCGCCCTGCGCCGCGAGCGCCTCGACCACCATGCGGGCGCCATCGTAGAGCGGCTCGGTATGGGCGGGATCGGCGCGCAGCGCGTGAAAGGCGTTCTTGTAGGCTTCGATCAGCGCGGGAATGTCGGCATCGTCCGGGCTGGTCAGCCGTTCGAAGGCTTCGCGCAGCGACAGGCCGACGATCGACAGCGTCGCGAAGCGCCCGGGCGACGGCCGGCCGAGACTGGCAAAGGCCGCGTCCATGGCCGCGACGATCATGTGCTGGCTGTCGACCAGCGTGCCGTCGCAATCGAAGATGACCAGCTTCACGTCGAAAAGCTCCTGAATGGCGACACCCGCGGCGCGCCTCGAAATGCCGGACCGGCAAGGCGTGGACGCCGCGCCATCGGCTCACCCGACCGGCGGCACCGAGCCGTGCGAGGCCACGCTGCGCTGCTCCAGTGCCGCCACGCGCTGCTCGAGCTGCGCCATGCGGCCTTCGGCAAGGTCGTTGG
This portion of the bacterium YEK0313 genome encodes:
- the ppaX gene encoding Pyrophosphatase PpaX — encoded protein: MKLVIFDCDGTLVDSQHMIVAAMDAAFASLGRPSPGRFATLSIVGLSLREAFERLTSPDDADIPALIEAYKNAFHALRADPAHTEPLYDGARMVVEALAAQGDVILGIATGKSQRGVRLVLGHHGIFDHFATIQTADDAPSKPHPAMIAQAMAAVGVGPEATIMIGDTTFDIDMAVAAGVAPIGVGWGYHPAAALHAAGARMVLSHFTELPAGLAAIWHPAGQGAMAGP